A single region of the Candidatus Bathyarchaeota archaeon genome encodes:
- a CDS encoding Nramp family divalent metal transporter: MEKVKVPKAPFILSATGILMMFGPQAINFGLSVGGGETMLIPYATAIGGTPLLWLMTLSTIFETALVYECIKYSMITGRSFFVATRDIPPKGFWPWFWVAEVLFAIWWPSWLAGAASAIYKFSGFASYYFWCALALTVLIIVFLLARYIYNIIEKFFMFIFIFNIIFAIAVAFLVATPADVIEVLKGYFNFGLLGWPEKFPIGIAASLIQQPGGSAMWVAWWILEAGFAMGIYHGKVTGPLRPPEEITVEEIPWDVNDPEEVSKMREWLNLGKWGLIVFWSIIGAIFGTFLYALMGYSYLFKRGIVASGLDVPLQVATVAGGVLGPMAGTIMLIFIFLTLYDAEFGYYDVMGRVVADAVATTPKVRGKRPYRFYYFLAVILSVLAGYYLVTIAMPFTLWLISSFAALLLKCFGMPQILYINMKRLPKQFRPAWYTVVILVVGTIVSTLFAILWGLSYFKII, encoded by the coding sequence TTGGAGAAGGTGAAGGTACCGAAAGCCCCCTTCATTCTCTCAGCGACTGGAATATTGATGATGTTCGGACCGCAAGCAATAAACTTCGGCCTATCAGTCGGCGGCGGCGAAACAATGCTCATCCCATACGCCACTGCAATAGGAGGCACACCCCTACTATGGTTGATGACTTTATCGACAATATTTGAAACAGCTCTGGTCTATGAATGCATCAAATACTCGATGATAACAGGCAGATCATTCTTTGTAGCTACTAGGGATATTCCCCCGAAAGGGTTCTGGCCATGGTTTTGGGTTGCAGAGGTATTGTTTGCAATATGGTGGCCTTCATGGCTTGCAGGAGCAGCTTCAGCAATCTACAAGTTCTCAGGCTTTGCAAGCTACTACTTCTGGTGCGCCCTAGCCCTCACAGTCCTCATAATAGTCTTCCTCTTGGCAAGATACATCTACAATATTATAGAGAAGTTCTTCATGTTCATATTCATATTCAACATTATCTTCGCGATCGCCGTAGCCTTCCTAGTGGCCACACCTGCCGACGTGATCGAGGTACTTAAGGGATACTTCAACTTTGGACTCTTAGGTTGGCCTGAGAAATTCCCAATAGGAATAGCAGCATCACTCATACAGCAGCCCGGAGGAAGTGCGATGTGGGTTGCATGGTGGATCCTTGAGGCTGGATTCGCAATGGGCATATACCATGGAAAAGTGACTGGACCACTGAGGCCGCCTGAAGAGATAACTGTGGAGGAGATTCCTTGGGATGTAAACGATCCTGAAGAGGTCAGTAAGATGAGGGAGTGGTTGAATCTTGGAAAGTGGGGTCTAATAGTCTTCTGGAGCATAATAGGCGCCATATTCGGAACCTTCCTGTACGCGTTGATGGGTTACTCGTACCTATTCAAGAGGGGAATAGTTGCATCTGGCCTCGATGTTCCACTCCAAGTAGCCACCGTCGCAGGTGGGGTCTTGGGTCCAATGGCTGGAACAATAATGTTAATATTCATATTTCTGACGCTCTACGATGCTGAGTTCGGATATTACGATGTTATGGGCAGGGTTGTAGCTGACGCTGTAGCAACCACCCCCAAGGTCAGAGGAAAGAGACCATACAGATTCTATTACTTCCTAGCAGTAATCCTCTCAGTGCTGGCAGGCTACTATCTGGTCACCATAGCTATGCCTTTCACATTGTGGTTGATCTCATCCTTCGCTGCCCTGCTGTTGAAATGTTTCGGGATGCCGCAGATACTCTACATAAACATGAAACGTCTACCAAAACAGTTCAGGCCGGCATGGTACACCGTCGTCATACTGGTTGTAGGTACAATCGTGAGCACACTTTTCGCTATACTCTGGGGGCTATCATACTTTAAAATAATTTAA
- a CDS encoding corrinoid protein — protein sequence MLKENLLDEMAEALAQIETGRVLDLVKEAIGQGVPPTEIVLRGLSRGLEVVGQKYEAMEYFLTELIMAGEIMKRAMQILRPHLEREPIKALGRCVIGTVKGDIHDLGKNLVILMLSREFEVHDLGVDVPNEAFVEKVKETKADLLGLSAMLLSTMPAIKEIINLLEQERIRSNVKVIVGGRVLNEQIAREYGADGYAKDAVEAVKVAKQLVQSRSARSIT from the coding sequence ATGTTGAAGGAGAATCTGCTTGACGAGATGGCTGAGGCACTAGCTCAGATAGAGACTGGAAGAGTCTTGGACCTGGTGAAGGAGGCTATAGGTCAGGGCGTTCCACCTACAGAGATCGTGTTGAGAGGCCTATCGAGAGGATTGGAGGTTGTAGGCCAAAAATATGAGGCCATGGAATATTTCCTGACGGAACTCATTATGGCTGGTGAGATAATGAAGAGGGCTATGCAAATATTGAGGCCACACCTCGAGAGGGAACCTATCAAAGCCTTGGGCAGATGTGTAATAGGAACGGTTAAAGGAGATATACATGACTTGGGGAAGAATCTCGTCATACTGATGTTGAGTAGAGAGTTTGAGGTTCACGATCTTGGTGTCGACGTTCCAAACGAGGCTTTCGTTGAGAAGGTGAAGGAGACGAAGGCAGACCTCCTAGGCCTCTCAGCCATGCTGCTCAGCACCATGCCAGCTATAAAGGAGATTATAAACCTCCTGGAGCAGGAGAGGATAAGGAGCAATGTCAAAGTGATTGTTGGAGGTAGGGTCTTGAACGAGCAGATTGCCAGAGAATACGGTGCAGACGGATATGCCAAGGACGCCGTCGAAGCAGTCAAAGTAGCAAAGCAACTTGTTCAAAGTAGGTCTGCCAGGTCAATAACTTAG
- a CDS encoding aldehyde ferredoxin oxidoreductase family protein yields the protein MTGKLYGWKGRILRVNLSTGKVSKQDLPKEWMRDYVGCRGINARILFGEVEPGIDSFGPENKLIFGTGPLEGTPIGMGRVSITTRSDRGCVAEGGFGGFWGPELKYAGYDHVVVEGVSDRPCYIWIDDDNVEIRSAEHLWGKDTFETDRTIKEEVGDFNIQVAYIGPAGENLVHNSLVLTDLCRGGGRSGCGEVMGSKKLKAIAVRGTGGVQIADPEEYRKIWSQIFQAHDHYHTDDHYVPIYSVWGSCGMTRMFSFTGSLQTRNAQEGEFNRIDDVCAEKYFEKYAIRGTSCFCCPYAAEGKWHEVRDGEYAGTKGKNMWAGGNFAFTALIGNSNLAAAIKLVDECNRLGMDQFFVAYSIAWAMECYEKGILTKQDTDGLELNFGNHRAAVELAEKIAYRKGFGGILALGVEKASQKIGRGSDRYKLTVKGLELEMMPWRNLYQAALGNATSETGPDHTKWYPPYPSNPRVATPELLKELGLDLDLKSVFNTRIPDGKARFMKFRYDSTTFIECLPSCVYMIRGRLGIDFRPWVRILNATTGLDFTLKEAFEVGARVVTLERSFNVREGYRREHDVAPRRMREEPLGAQFYEPLTQDKLDIMLDEYYELQGWDRETSIPTLRRLKELRLEYVAEDLKKNGLEVK from the coding sequence ATGACCGGTAAATTGTATGGTTGGAAAGGCAGAATATTGAGGGTCAACCTCTCAACTGGAAAGGTATCGAAGCAGGATCTGCCGAAGGAGTGGATGAGGGACTATGTTGGATGCAGGGGTATAAATGCTAGGATCCTGTTTGGGGAGGTTGAGCCTGGGATAGACTCTTTCGGGCCTGAGAACAAGCTTATCTTTGGAACAGGCCCCCTCGAAGGTACGCCGATAGGTATGGGCAGGGTCTCTATCACTACGAGGAGTGATAGGGGCTGTGTCGCTGAGGGTGGGTTCGGAGGATTCTGGGGTCCAGAGCTGAAGTATGCGGGATACGACCATGTCGTGGTTGAAGGGGTTTCAGATCGACCTTGCTATATCTGGATAGACGACGATAATGTGGAGATTAGAAGTGCTGAGCATCTCTGGGGTAAAGACACTTTCGAGACTGACAGGACGATAAAGGAGGAGGTTGGAGACTTCAATATTCAAGTAGCTTACATAGGTCCTGCAGGTGAGAATCTTGTTCACAACAGTTTGGTTCTGACAGATCTTTGTAGGGGAGGTGGCCGAAGCGGCTGCGGCGAGGTGATGGGTTCAAAGAAGCTCAAGGCCATAGCGGTGAGGGGGACAGGAGGAGTCCAGATAGCTGACCCTGAAGAATATAGAAAGATCTGGAGCCAAATATTTCAGGCCCACGACCATTACCATACAGACGATCACTATGTCCCCATATATAGCGTATGGGGCTCATGTGGCATGACGAGAATGTTCAGTTTCACCGGAAGCCTGCAAACAAGGAATGCTCAGGAGGGTGAGTTCAATAGGATAGACGACGTTTGTGCAGAGAAATATTTCGAAAAATATGCTATCCGGGGAACATCCTGCTTCTGCTGTCCATACGCGGCTGAGGGTAAATGGCATGAAGTTAGAGACGGCGAGTATGCTGGGACGAAGGGGAAGAATATGTGGGCCGGAGGCAATTTTGCCTTCACCGCCCTGATAGGTAACAGCAATCTAGCTGCTGCGATCAAGCTCGTAGATGAATGCAACAGGCTGGGCATGGACCAATTCTTCGTAGCTTACTCCATAGCTTGGGCGATGGAATGTTACGAGAAAGGTATATTGACAAAGCAGGATACGGACGGTTTAGAACTAAATTTCGGAAACCATAGGGCAGCTGTTGAGTTGGCTGAGAAAATAGCGTACAGGAAAGGTTTCGGAGGGATACTCGCCCTCGGCGTGGAGAAAGCTTCGCAGAAGATCGGTAGGGGCTCCGACAGGTACAAGTTGACCGTTAAAGGTTTAGAATTGGAGATGATGCCTTGGAGAAACCTGTATCAGGCAGCCCTTGGAAACGCAACGAGCGAGACTGGGCCAGACCATACGAAATGGTATCCGCCATACCCTTCAAACCCAAGAGTTGCAACACCCGAATTGTTGAAGGAGTTGGGTTTAGACCTTGATTTGAAATCGGTCTTCAACACTAGAATCCCCGATGGGAAAGCTAGATTCATGAAGTTCAGGTATGACAGCACAACTTTCATCGAGTGTCTGCCAAGCTGCGTCTACATGATTAGAGGCAGATTAGGCATAGACTTCAGGCCTTGGGTAAGGATCCTGAACGCAACAACCGGCCTAGACTTCACACTTAAAGAAGCATTTGAGGTAGGGGCAAGGGTTGTGACCTTGGAGAGGTCGTTCAATGTGAGGGAGGGCTACAGGAGGGAACATGATGTTGCGCCAAGAAGGATGAGGGAGGAGCCTCTGGGAGCCCAATTCTACGAACCCTTAACACAGGATAAACTTGACATCATGCTCGATGAATACTATGAGCTTCAAGGTTGGGATAGAGAGACAAGTATCCCAACACTTAGAAGACTCAAGGAGCTCAGGCTCGAATATGTTGCTGAGGACCTTAAGAAGAATGGTTTAGAGGTGAAGTAG
- a CDS encoding peroxiredoxin — translation MKEEVSTEGQVRSFPQIGQEAPDFEAKSNRGDVRLSDYRGRWVILFSHPADFTPVCTTEFIAFAEIYEELKKRDVELIGLSIDSIYSHIAWVRNIEEKMKVKIPFPIIADLDMKVSRLYGMIHPGESSTASVRSVFFIDPEGKIRAIIYYPMSTGRNMSEILRVIDSLQTVDKHNVATPANWKLGDPVIVPPPVTQEGAEKRLREGYECKDWYLCKKKL, via the coding sequence ATGAAAGAGGAAGTCTCCACGGAGGGGCAGGTCAGATCTTTCCCGCAGATAGGTCAGGAAGCTCCAGACTTCGAGGCTAAGAGCAACCGTGGCGATGTCAGACTCTCAGACTACAGGGGGAGGTGGGTGATCCTGTTCTCTCACCCCGCAGACTTCACACCAGTATGCACAACAGAATTCATTGCCTTCGCAGAGATATATGAAGAGTTAAAGAAGAGAGATGTTGAGCTTATAGGGCTGAGCATAGACAGCATATACTCCCATATAGCATGGGTTAGAAACATAGAGGAGAAGATGAAGGTCAAGATACCGTTCCCGATAATAGCTGACCTAGACATGAAGGTTTCAAGACTGTATGGAATGATACATCCAGGGGAGAGCTCAACAGCCTCAGTAAGATCTGTCTTCTTCATAGACCCAGAAGGAAAGATAAGGGCCATAATCTATTACCCAATGTCGACCGGGAGAAACATGAGCGAGATCCTGAGGGTTATAGACTCTTTACAGACAGTTGACAAACACAATGTGGCCACGCCAGCTAACTGGAAGCTTGGAGACCCAGTAATAGTTCCGCCTCCAGTAACTCAGGAGGGAGCGGAGAAGAGGCTCAGAGAAGGCTACGAATGTAAAGACTGGTACCTATGCAAGAAGAAGCTGTAA
- a CDS encoding DUF4349 domain-containing protein: MSKVRLALAIAALIMIVGASLTVGTIIIPLEERGRLARPESFPAVAPSPIPTPSSKTLEYKAPEGRMVIYNGYISIETDDIEGTLDKVRSLAERQGGYVAGSSRSTSGTRIVAQITVRIPQEVFHRTMVEIEGYGKVLDEHTTSDDVTERYIDLKSRLKNLQVQEQRLVGLFEKAVKVDEVLQIERELGRVRGEIESLQGQINYLERSVAMSLITVNLITPPPPFTPPGMDWGSTLEAAMRGFFTVLRGLIIIVVSLIPFILIVGLPAYFLYRRRRARKPEGQKPQNKTD, translated from the coding sequence ATGTCAAAAGTTAGACTTGCTTTGGCGATAGCGGCTCTGATCATGATTGTGGGAGCGTCATTAACAGTAGGCACGATAATTATACCTCTCGAGGAGAGGGGGAGGCTCGCAAGGCCAGAATCGTTCCCAGCGGTTGCTCCCTCTCCAATTCCAACCCCAAGCTCAAAAACACTGGAGTATAAGGCACCTGAAGGCAGGATGGTCATCTATAACGGATACATATCTATTGAGACTGATGATATTGAAGGAACCCTGGATAAGGTGAGGTCTCTTGCTGAGAGGCAGGGTGGATATGTAGCCGGCTCATCGAGGTCAACCTCTGGAACAAGAATCGTCGCCCAGATAACAGTCAGAATTCCGCAAGAAGTATTCCATAGAACAATGGTTGAGATTGAAGGTTACGGTAAGGTTCTGGATGAGCATACGACCAGTGACGATGTAACGGAGCGTTACATAGACTTGAAGTCCAGACTCAAGAATCTTCAGGTTCAAGAGCAACGTTTAGTAGGACTCTTTGAAAAAGCTGTGAAAGTCGATGAAGTACTACAGATAGAGAGGGAGCTAGGTCGGGTTCGAGGGGAGATAGAGAGCCTCCAAGGCCAGATAAACTATTTGGAGAGGAGCGTAGCCATGTCTCTGATAACAGTGAACCTCATAACCCCACCGCCGCCATTCACACCCCCAGGAATGGATTGGGGCTCAACACTGGAGGCTGCTATGAGAGGCTTCTTCACAGTCCTGAGGGGCCTCATAATAATCGTAGTCTCCCTAATACCATTCATATTGATAGTTGGATTGCCAGCATACTTTCTTTACAGGAGGAGGCGGGCGAGAAAACCTGAGGGGCAGAAGCCACAGAACAAAACTGATTGA
- a CDS encoding MgtC/SapB family protein: MISELEVLTRLFLAFVLGGLIGLERELVDKPAGLRTHILVSLGSAQFTILSFHAFPGSDPSRIASYIVAGIGFIGAGAIIQTRERVVGVTTAASLWVTASIGMAVGIGFYFAAVVATAITLLTLGLTLMLRKIR, translated from the coding sequence ATGATATCTGAACTTGAAGTCCTTACAAGACTTTTCCTAGCATTTGTTCTTGGAGGATTGATTGGATTGGAGAGGGAGCTGGTCGATAAGCCTGCGGGTCTTAGAACCCACATACTCGTATCCCTGGGCTCAGCCCAATTCACAATCCTATCATTTCACGCCTTCCCAGGCAGCGACCCATCCCGAATAGCCTCATATATCGTTGCTGGAATAGGTTTCATCGGTGCTGGCGCAATTATTCAGACCAGGGAGAGGGTTGTCGGCGTAACAACTGCAGCCTCCCTATGGGTCACCGCTTCAATAGGAATGGCTGTAGGCATAGGATTCTATTTCGCCGCCGTGGTGGCTACAGCAATAACCCTCCTGACCTTGGGCCTAACCTTAATGTTGAGGAAGATCCGTTAA
- a CDS encoding ATP-binding cassette domain-containing protein, with protein MKFKNMFRHLSAKLCLTEPSWEEHHPGGTMSPSARVKKPIISLRNVSLEREGMRLLDGIDWEVYPGEQWAIIGQNGAGKTLLLKIVATYLWPSRGKVEVLGKEFGKIALQRLRDKISWVSSALEEELPQDQPVIDVLLTGYFSTFRLFDKPSPQIIRRAKRLLKLMGLQGREGQVFRTLSAGEKRKILIARAIMKKPRILILDEVCAGLDPVARKEYLESIQQLIRRERDITVLFVTHHLEEIFPEITHILGLKQGRVIFSGDKETQLNTRNITSLFGEGIELRKFNHTYHLEVQ; from the coding sequence ATGAAGTTTAAGAATATGTTCAGACATCTATCGGCGAAACTATGTTTAACCGAACCTTCATGGGAGGAGCACCATCCAGGTGGAACAATGTCTCCATCAGCCAGAGTAAAGAAGCCAATAATCTCGTTGCGCAATGTCTCACTTGAACGTGAAGGGATGCGTCTCTTAGACGGTATCGATTGGGAGGTCTATCCTGGGGAGCAGTGGGCTATCATAGGCCAGAATGGGGCTGGAAAGACCCTCCTATTGAAGATAGTTGCAACATACCTTTGGCCTTCAAGAGGTAAGGTTGAGGTTCTGGGTAAGGAGTTTGGGAAGATAGCCTTGCAGAGGCTGAGGGATAAGATAAGTTGGGTGAGCTCAGCCCTGGAGGAAGAGTTACCCCAGGATCAGCCTGTAATAGATGTTTTGTTGACAGGCTACTTCTCAACCTTCAGACTATTCGATAAGCCGTCGCCGCAAATTATCAGAAGGGCAAAGAGGCTTCTGAAACTTATGGGTTTGCAAGGGCGTGAAGGTCAGGTTTTCAGAACCCTATCAGCAGGTGAGAAGAGGAAGATTCTGATAGCTCGAGCCATAATGAAGAAGCCCCGGATCCTGATTCTGGACGAGGTCTGCGCTGGACTCGACCCAGTCGCCAGAAAAGAGTATTTGGAGTCGATTCAGCAACTGATAAGGAGGGAGAGAGACATCACGGTTCTCTTCGTAACACATCACCTTGAGGAGATATTTCCAGAGATCACACATATCCTAGGCCTGAAACAGGGTAGGGTGATATTCTCAGGAGATAAGGAGACCCAACTCAATACACGCAACATAACATCCCTATTCGGCGAGGGAATTGAACTCAGAAAGTTTAACCATACATATCATTTGGAAGTCCAGTAG
- a CDS encoding arsenate reductase ArsC has protein sequence MNGNYVKEKVLFICTHNSARSQMAEGLLRSLYGDFYEVYSAGTEPTSLNPYAVMVMAEIGIDISKQRSKSISEFRNSKFDWVVTICDQAKERCPYFPAGVKRLHKSFQDPSTVRGSEAEILERFRNVRDQIKEWIDEIFSK, from the coding sequence ATGAATGGGAATTATGTTAAGGAGAAGGTCTTATTCATATGTACCCATAACTCTGCACGTTCACAGATGGCTGAGGGCCTCCTGAGGAGCCTATATGGAGACTTCTATGAGGTGTACAGTGCAGGGACAGAGCCGACAAGCCTCAACCCTTACGCTGTAATGGTGATGGCTGAGATCGGAATCGACATATCGAAACAGAGATCTAAGAGCATAAGTGAGTTTCGCAACTCCAAGTTTGACTGGGTAGTTACAATCTGCGACCAAGCCAAGGAGAGATGCCCATACTTTCCGGCAGGAGTGAAGAGGCTGCACAAAAGTTTCCAGGACCCTTCAACGGTCAGGGGGAGTGAGGCCGAGATACTGGAAAGATTCAGAAATGTTAGAGACCAGATAAAAGAATGGATAGATGAGATATTTTCTAAATAG
- a CDS encoding PAC2 family protein, whose protein sequence is MNSLCVIMAFRGWPDARRVATYSAEYLVETLDAVKVGEVDSTIFYDFTIQRPIVNIERGLLKDYRPPVNELYRATSSGMELLIFIGVEPHMNWSAYSQSIFKMFESEKVSRICLLGGLIDRVPHTVEPLVSGLATTPDLVEELKHHGVEPTDYLGPSSIHSLILDECKRMGLPAMSIWGHSPEYVMDVDAMTAHQLLSKVRSLMNIDVDLTRIRRESEELSRRLDDLMVRNGDFSQLVSKLELEYKSLRRKPNYIA, encoded by the coding sequence ATGAATAGTTTATGTGTGATAATGGCTTTCAGAGGTTGGCCGGACGCCAGGAGGGTAGCCACATATTCGGCTGAATATTTGGTGGAGACCCTGGATGCTGTGAAGGTTGGTGAAGTGGACTCTACAATTTTCTATGACTTCACCATTCAGAGGCCTATTGTGAACATTGAGAGGGGGCTACTCAAAGATTACAGGCCTCCAGTGAATGAGTTGTATAGAGCCACCTCCTCAGGTATGGAACTACTGATATTTATTGGCGTAGAGCCACATATGAATTGGTCTGCTTATTCTCAATCTATATTCAAGATGTTTGAGAGTGAAAAAGTTAGCAGGATATGTTTGCTCGGAGGCTTGATCGATAGGGTTCCCCACACCGTCGAGCCTTTGGTGTCAGGTCTAGCAACCACACCAGACCTGGTTGAGGAGTTGAAACATCACGGTGTGGAGCCTACAGACTATCTTGGTCCAAGCAGCATCCACAGCCTGATATTAGATGAATGTAAAAGGATGGGTTTGCCTGCTATGAGTATCTGGGGCCACTCACCTGAATATGTGATGGATGTAGATGCGATGACCGCCCACCAGTTACTGTCTAAAGTCAGATCTTTGATGAATATAGATGTTGACTTGACACGTATAAGGAGGGAGAGTGAAGAATTGAGTAGGAGGTTGGATGATCTGATGGTTAGGAATGGAGATTTTTCGCAGCTTGTGAGTAAACTTGAGCTCGAATACAAGAGTCTTAGGAGGAAGCCAAACTACATCGCATAG
- a CDS encoding tRNA pseudouridine(13) synthase TruD has product METMLHLNLPYITADMPGVGGRLRLKDEYFIVEELPLYNPVGDGRHLYVNLTKKGLTTIEVQHRLAELFNLNPRDIGYAGLKDKHACATQTFSIPLESGDEKIIEHIIEHVRKSIPVTVNWARLHRNKLRPGHLLGNRFKVTITDLNVTAGEAECRAKAIVEKLKVYGVPNFFGPQRFGFQGDNIIKGMNIVRGRLRVKDKWLRRFLISSYQSYLCNLYLTRRIESGLFYKILTGDIAKKYSTGGMFIVEDAEREQLRYDRQEISFTAPIYGSKMWMAGGPAGEFESEILREAGVTLDMFDQVKVEGTRRLGRLSLHDLQVEIEGSNLVVSFTLPKGAFATSVLREIMKTEPEAMRCSLASS; this is encoded by the coding sequence ATGGAGACTATGCTCCACCTCAACCTGCCATACATCACCGCAGATATGCCTGGGGTAGGCGGCCGCCTGAGGTTGAAGGATGAATATTTCATCGTCGAAGAGTTACCCCTATATAATCCTGTTGGGGATGGCCGACACCTATACGTGAACCTTACCAAGAAAGGCTTAACCACCATTGAAGTTCAACACAGACTCGCCGAGCTCTTCAATCTGAATCCAAGAGACATAGGCTACGCAGGGTTGAAAGACAAACATGCATGCGCAACCCAGACATTCAGCATACCCTTGGAGAGTGGTGACGAGAAAATTATCGAACATATTATCGAACATGTTAGAAAGAGTATACCGGTTACTGTGAACTGGGCTAGGCTGCATAGGAATAAGCTCAGGCCCGGCCACCTTTTAGGAAACAGGTTCAAAGTTACCATCACAGACCTGAACGTGACAGCAGGGGAGGCTGAGTGTAGAGCCAAAGCCATAGTTGAAAAGTTGAAGGTGTATGGTGTACCAAACTTCTTCGGCCCCCAAAGGTTCGGTTTTCAAGGTGACAACATAATCAAAGGAATGAATATAGTCAGGGGCAGGCTCAGAGTGAAGGACAAGTGGTTGAGAAGGTTCCTCATATCGAGCTACCAGAGCTACTTGTGCAACCTCTACCTCACCAGAAGGATTGAGTCAGGGCTATTCTACAAAATACTCACAGGGGATATAGCGAAGAAATACTCTACAGGAGGCATGTTCATCGTGGAGGATGCTGAGCGTGAACAGTTAAGATATGACAGGCAAGAGATCAGTTTCACAGCGCCAATATACGGTTCAAAGATGTGGATGGCTGGGGGCCCTGCTGGAGAATTTGAATCTGAGATCCTCAGGGAAGCTGGTGTAACATTGGATATGTTTGATCAGGTTAAGGTTGAGGGTACGAGGCGTCTGGGCCGCCTCTCACTTCACGATCTCCAGGTTGAGATTGAAGGTTCAAATCTTGTGGTTTCTTTCACTTTACCAAAAGGAGCCTTCGCAACATCGGTTCTAAGGGAAATAATGAAGACTGAACCTGAAGCTATGCGATGTAGTTTGGCTTCCTCCTAA
- a CDS encoding flavodoxin domain-containing protein — MMPTVKVLDDVYWVGAVDWNVRNFHGFTYTTHRGTTYNAYLIVDDKVALVDTVYTPYAGEMIDRIREIASPEEIDYIIANHVEVDHSGAIGEVLKHARKAKVVGTARCRQGLMKHYFGDWDFQVVKTGDEIDLGGRSLRFIEAPMLHWPDTMFTYIEKDALLLPNDAFGQHLATSERFDDEVDENILMAEAAKYYANILWPLSSLVIKKIEEIQNLKLKIDMIAPSHGVIWRKNPTKIVEAYIRWAKGESENRILVVYDTMWGSTEKMARSIVEGVTSVNVDVRMYRIPYSDRSDIVADLLNSKGLLLGSSTINNDVIPTVAPILDDLKGLKPKGKVAAAFGSYGWGGGAVKTIEETLKKAGFDIVQPGLSINWVPDREELKRCFNFGKEFAERIKSL; from the coding sequence CTACAGTGAAGGTTCTGGATGATGTGTACTGGGTTGGTGCCGTAGACTGGAATGTGAGAAACTTCCACGGGTTCACCTATACGACACATCGAGGCACAACCTACAATGCCTACCTCATAGTCGACGATAAGGTAGCCCTCGTCGATACGGTTTACACTCCATATGCTGGGGAGATGATTGATAGGATAAGAGAGATAGCCTCCCCTGAAGAGATCGATTACATTATTGCAAACCATGTTGAGGTGGACCATTCAGGCGCTATTGGTGAGGTTCTCAAACATGCACGGAAAGCCAAGGTTGTTGGAACAGCCAGATGCAGACAGGGGTTGATGAAACACTATTTTGGAGACTGGGACTTCCAAGTGGTCAAGACAGGTGATGAGATAGACTTGGGTGGGAGGAGCCTGAGATTCATAGAGGCTCCGATGCTCCATTGGCCAGACACAATGTTCACCTACATAGAGAAGGATGCTCTGCTATTGCCGAACGATGCTTTCGGCCAGCACCTGGCAACATCTGAAAGATTCGATGATGAGGTGGATGAGAACATATTGATGGCTGAGGCTGCAAAGTATTATGCCAACATACTTTGGCCTCTAAGTTCACTAGTAATAAAGAAGATTGAGGAGATTCAAAATTTGAAACTCAAGATAGACATGATAGCGCCGAGCCACGGGGTCATCTGGAGGAAGAACCCAACGAAAATCGTCGAGGCCTACATCCGATGGGCCAAAGGTGAATCTGAGAATAGGATCCTTGTCGTGTACGATACGATGTGGGGCAGCACAGAGAAGATGGCGAGATCAATAGTTGAGGGGGTGACGAGTGTAAATGTCGATGTCAGAATGTATAGGATACCATACTCGGACAGAAGTGACATTGTGGCGGACCTCCTAAATTCTAAAGGCTTACTCCTAGGATCCTCAACGATCAACAACGACGTAATACCGACAGTCGCACCTATCCTGGATGATCTGAAAGGTTTGAAGCCAAAAGGAAAGGTAGCCGCCGCATTCGGTTCATACGGTTGGGGTGGCGGGGCAGTGAAGACAATAGAGGAGACACTCAAGAAAGCCGGATTCGACATAGTCCAACCTGGACTTTCAATCAACTGGGTTCCAGACCGAGAAGAACTCAAGAGATGCTTCAATTTCGGTAAAGAGTTTGCTGAGAGAATAAAGAGCCTATAA